The following nucleotide sequence is from Halorussus caseinilyticus.
GAGTCCTTCCCACCGCTGTAGAGTAGCCCGAGGTCCATCTCACCGACGCCGGATGTTGAAGCTCTTGGAGTCGGGCTTGAGTTCGCGGAGAAGCTCTTTCATCTTCTCCTCGTCGATTTTGCCGCTCACCCGACCGCTCTGGGCCAGCGCGAGGACCTGTCGTTCCACTTGGTCGGCGAAGTCGGGTTTGCTCATCCGGACTGAGTTGAGTCGTTTGCGCGCGCCGTCGGTCAGATGCTTGCGGAGCAACGCCTGCTTCTGGGCGTCGGCCTGCTGTTGGGCCTGCTCTTGGGCCTCGCTCTGGTCGGCTTGGTCCTGCATCTCCTGCATCTTCTGTTTGCGGAGTTCTTCGAGTCGCTCGTCGTCGGGCTGTTCGCTCATGAGTTATCTCGTAGTTAACGCCCGCGGCCAAAAATGATTACGGAGCGACGATGGTGTTCTGGCAGTCGTAGAAACGCATCGCCGTCGGTCGTCTACGCGTAGCGTTCGAGTTCCGGCCGGTCGAGGTCCTCCATGACCTCGCCCGCGGTGTCGTCGAGGAGGCTACGGCCCTCGCCGGTCACGATGCGGCCAGCGTTGCCCTCGGTACCCACGAGGTCCTCGTCTTCGAGTTGCTGGAGGATGGTCCGGATGACGTTCCGGCTCCCGTCCGTGCGGTGTTCGGGGGCGACCTGATAGCGGTTCGACCCGCCCTTCTTGTCGCCGTACTCCGTCGAGAGTCGCTCGACGCCGACCGGTCCGTCGGTGGCGACCTTCCGGAGCAGACTGGCCGCACGTCGCGCCCAGAAGTTCTCCTGTTCGGGCGGGAGTTCGCGGCTCTCGCCGGTTTTGGCGTACTCGGCCCAGTCGGGTGCTTCGAGTCGGTCCTCCAGTTTGGCGGCGACCGCGTCGATGAGGTCGTCCGCGGGAACGTCGTAGAGCGTCGTCATACCCACGAATTCCGTTCCGCGGCGTTTAAAGGCATCGTTACGGAACGTGGCCGACATCGACCTCCGATTCGGCCGTCTCAGTCGCTCGCGGACCCGTGAGCGTTGTCCGCCTCCAGCATGGCGGTCGCGCTCCCGCCCAAAAGAACCGGGAGCAGGTAGGTCGCGCCGCGATGGAGGACCGCCGCGGCCGCCGCGGTCTGTGCATCGACTCCCGTGATGGGGACGATGAGGAGAACGAGCGCGGCCTCCACCCCGCCGAGACCGCCCGGTAGCGGCGTGACACCCGCAACGCTTCCGAGTGGGACGATGAACAACGCGGCCGCGAACGGGACCCAGTGGCCGAGCGCACCCAGCGAGAGCCACAGCGAGACCGACAGCAGGAACCACCCGAGCGCAGAGAACGACACCGCGAGCGCCAACTGGTGGTGGTCGCCGCCGACCCGTTCCAGCGCGCCGAAAAAGCCCTCGATGCGGTCGCGGACCTGTGGCTCCTCCGGCGGTTCGAGTTTGGGGAGGGCGCGCCCGAGTGTCCGACCCACGGGAACCGCGGCGCGGACCACGAGGTCCGAGAGGTGGTGGCGACTCCGCCAACCGAGGTACGCGGCGACCGGGACCGCGAGCGCGAGGGCGACCAGCGCCACCGCCGCGAGTTCCACCCGGTTGCCCACGGTGAACCGGGTCGCGTAGTAGCCGACGCCGACGAGCGCGAACGAGATGGAGGGGACGAAGTTGAGGGTATCCACGCTGGCGACTGCCGCCAGTCCGTTCTCGTACTCGGTCCCCGTCGTCCGCGAGACCAGCAGGGCGCTGAACGGTTCGCCGCCCGCCTGTCCGAACGGCGTGACGTTGTTGGCGAACGTCGCGCCAGCGAGCAACAGAAACGACTGCCACATCGACACGTCGACTGCGATAACCGAGAGGACGGTCCGGAGCGCGAGACCCCACGCGAACAGCCAACAGATTGCCGCGACGCACACCGCCGCGAACAGCAACGGGTCGGCCTGCGACAGCGCCGACAGCACGTCCTCCAGTCCGACTATCGAGTAGAGCGCCAGCAGAACGACGCCGCCAGCGCCGAACCCGACGAGTATCGAGCGCGCGTCCCCGAAGTCTACGTCCATCGACTCCCACCGACGGCCGGTCGGGGCTTGAAGCCACCGAAGACGAAAGTTCGGACGTGAGAAATGTTACCGAGAGACGTTCCGATGCAGTTGCCCGTCACCTCGACGGATACGGGTCGCCCGCCATCAATCGAAGATTCCGCGACTGTCCGTCGGTCTCGAATCGGAGACGCGCCAGTCCACGAGTCCGATACCGCAGACCTTTCACTCCGGACCGGCAACCACGAGGCATGGACGAGCGGGCCGCACTGTCGCTTCTCGCCGACCGACTCCCGCACGCGGGCGACGACGCGGCGGTCGTAGACGGGAACGTGTTGACGACCGACATGCTCCACGAGACGACCGACTTCCCCGACGGAACCACGCGCTACACCGCCGGTTGGCGGTCGGTCGGCGCTTCGCTGTCGGACGTGGCCGCGATGGGCGGCGAGGCAGTCGCCGCCGTCGCTGTCTACGCCGCGCCCGAGTTCGACGCCGACGGACTCGAATCGTTCGTCGCGGGCGCGAGCGACGTGTGCGAGGCGGTCGGCGCGGAGTACGTCGGCGGCGACTTGGACGAGAGCGGGGAGTTCACCACCGCGACCACCGCGCTCGGCCGGACCGACGACCCCGTGCGCAGGACGGGCGCGAGTCCGGGCGAGCGGGTGTGCGTGACGGGCACGCTCGGGCGCACGGGCGCGGCGCTCCGGCGCTTCGAGCAGGGAGACTTCGAGCGAGCGAACGACCTGTTCCGGTTTGAACCGCGAGTCGCGGCGGGCCGCAAACTCGCCTCGCACGCCACCGCGATGATGGACTCCAGCGACGGACTCGCCCGGTCGCTCCACCAACTCGCGGAAGCCAGCGACTGCGGATTCTCGGTCGCGTGGGACAGCGTGCCGGTGGACGAGTCGGTCCGCGAAGTCGCCGACGACGAGGACGAGATTCGGGAGCTATCGGCGTTCTTCGGCGAGGACTTCGAACTCGTGTTCACGGTGCCCGAGCGCGACCTGTCGGCGATTCGGGACGAATCGCCGACGCCGATTTCCGTGATTGGCGAGGTGACTGGTTCGGGTGTCGAGATGGACGGCGAGAAACTGCCCGACCGGGGGTACACGCACGGTGAGGGGTAGTCGGACCTGTTGCTATCTCGGCCGAGAGTGATAGCCTGAAAATCGTCAGAAAGACCGTTTTACCGGCCGTATTCTTTGTGCGCTTTGTCGATGTCCATCAGGTCGGTCACGCGAACCTTCTTTTCGTCCTCTAAAATGAGGTAGAAGGCGGTGTACGACCGACCGACGTGTATCCGGTAGATTTCCTCGTCTTGAGCCTTCAACTTCTTCTTGTCACCCTGTCCACGACCCGGATACGGGTTTTCTTCGAGGTCGTCCAACGTCTCGAAGCAGATTCGCTGACTCTTCTCGTCCAGTGAAGCGAAGAAGTCTCGTGCGCTTTCACTCCAGAAGATTTCGTAGCTCATCGTGAGGCGTCAGCTCCTCTTCGTCCATTTCGCGGACCTCGCGCGCTCGCTCGGCGAGCCGACGCTCTTGATGCTCCTGAATGAGTTCCGTCAGGAGTTCGTCGAACGTCTGTCCGGGTTCCTTCAATTCGTGCAACTCTTTCCATGTTTCTTCGGTGGCAGGTATTCTTTTATTTGCTGACATTCTTTGCCTCCGCACCACTTGCTGTGTGGTCGTGGTGCGCGGTTTTAGCTTGTACTCGGCTACTACCTCTCTACTCAGCGTTGGTCTATCGTGGAATGGATATTCCACGGTAACACTCGACGCTGTAACTCTATACCATCCTTACAACGCTTACAACATAAACCTTCGGGAGAGATACATCTCTAAGAGCAGAAAACCCGCAAATCCCGAAATCGGGCGTTCTCACGTGATAATCTCGATGGGGACCGGTGTGAAACACAGCACCCCCAGCACGAACGTCAGAATCCCAATCGCTTTCCGACTCAGGTCGAGTCCCTCGTCGTCGATTGGGTTGGCCGGGCCGACGTAGGCGACGTACGTCGCCAACAGGCCCCAGAACACCCACAGCACCGAGGCGTTGCTCACGTCCTCGACGTAGAAGACGTAGGCCGCGAGTCCGAACAGCGCGACGGGGACCAGCGCGGCGACTCGCTCCTGCTCTTTGCCCAGAATCGCCCGGACGATGTGGCCGCCGTCGAGTTGGCCCACCGGGATGAGGTTGAGGAAGGTGATGAACATCCCGACCCACCCGCCGATGACGACGGGGTTGACGGCCTGTCCCGGCCCGTAGTTCGTCGGTTCGCCGAGGACCCACGCGATGAGTTCCAGAAGCGGCGGGTAGCCGAACTCGATTTGGATGGTGTCGGGGTTGTTCATCAGACTCGCCGGGACCTGTTCGGGCGGGAGCGAGAGACCGATTGCCGTCACCGCGATGGTCGCCACGAGTCCCGCGAGCGGTCCCGCGACGCCGATGTCGAACAGCGCCTTCCGGTCGGGCATCTGGCCCTTCATCCGGATGACCGCGCCCATCGTCCCGATGAGCGACGGCATGGGGATGAAGTACGGTAACGAGGCGTCCACGCCGTGGTATCGGGTCATGACGTAGTGTCCCAGTTCGTGGGTGAGTAAGACCCCGAGGACCGCGGCGGTGAACGGCCACGCTTCGAGGGCGGCCAGCGGACTCTCCATAGCGTCGATGTGGTACCACGCGGTTCCCGCGTACAGCGTCGAGACGACCGTCAGGAAGAAGAGGACGACGTTCGTCCACGGAATCCCGTCGATGCCGGTGTCGGCGGGTTCGGCCACGAGGACGTACTCGCCGGTCTCGGTGGTGAGTTGGACCTCGTAGCCGTGTTCGCGGAACACCGGCCACGCGGCGTCGAGCAGTCGCTCGCGGGGAACCAGCGGTTCGCCGTAGTACACCAACCGGTCGCCGTCGCGGCGGGCCTCGTACACGCGGAACACGGCACTCAAACGCTCCAGCGATGGACCGTCGGCAGGCGGGTCGGTCGAACCCATTCACCTTCGGTTATGGCGCGAATCGTGATAAACCCCCGGACGGAACGGCGGAAATCTAGTACCGACGCCGCG
It contains:
- a CDS encoding 30S ribosomal protein S19e codes for the protein MTTLYDVPADDLIDAVAAKLEDRLEAPDWAEYAKTGESRELPPEQENFWARRAASLLRKVATDGPVGVERLSTEYGDKKGGSNRYQVAPEHRTDGSRNVIRTILQQLEDEDLVGTEGNAGRIVTGEGRSLLDDTAGEVMEDLDRPELERYA
- the thiL gene encoding thiamine-phosphate kinase, which encodes MDERAALSLLADRLPHAGDDAAVVDGNVLTTDMLHETTDFPDGTTRYTAGWRSVGASLSDVAAMGGEAVAAVAVYAAPEFDADGLESFVAGASDVCEAVGAEYVGGDLDESGEFTTATTALGRTDDPVRRTGASPGERVCVTGTLGRTGAALRRFEQGDFERANDLFRFEPRVAAGRKLASHATAMMDSSDGLARSLHQLAEASDCGFSVAWDSVPVDESVREVADDEDEIRELSAFFGEDFELVFTVPERDLSAIRDESPTPISVIGEVTGSGVEMDGEKLPDRGYTHGEG
- a CDS encoding type II toxin-antitoxin system RelE family toxin codes for the protein MSYEIFWSESARDFFASLDEKSQRICFETLDDLEENPYPGRGQGDKKKLKAQDEEIYRIHVGRSYTAFYLILEDEKKVRVTDLMDIDKAHKEYGR
- a CDS encoding DNA-binding protein, whose amino-acid sequence is MSEQPDDERLEELRKQKMQEMQDQADQSEAQEQAQQQADAQKQALLRKHLTDGARKRLNSVRMSKPDFADQVERQVLALAQSGRVSGKIDEEKMKELLRELKPDSKSFNIRRR
- a CDS encoding lysylphosphatidylglycerol synthase transmembrane domain-containing protein produces the protein MDVDFGDARSILVGFGAGGVVLLALYSIVGLEDVLSALSQADPLLFAAVCVAAICWLFAWGLALRTVLSVIAVDVSMWQSFLLLAGATFANNVTPFGQAGGEPFSALLVSRTTGTEYENGLAAVASVDTLNFVPSISFALVGVGYYATRFTVGNRVELAAVALVALALAVPVAAYLGWRSRHHLSDLVVRAAVPVGRTLGRALPKLEPPEEPQVRDRIEGFFGALERVGGDHHQLALAVSFSALGWFLLSVSLWLSLGALGHWVPFAAALFIVPLGSVAGVTPLPGGLGGVEAALVLLIVPITGVDAQTAAAAAVLHRGATYLLPVLLGGSATAMLEADNAHGSASD
- a CDS encoding site-2 protease family protein, with the protein product MGSTDPPADGPSLERLSAVFRVYEARRDGDRLVYYGEPLVPRERLLDAAWPVFREHGYEVQLTTETGEYVLVAEPADTGIDGIPWTNVVLFFLTVVSTLYAGTAWYHIDAMESPLAALEAWPFTAAVLGVLLTHELGHYVMTRYHGVDASLPYFIPMPSLIGTMGAVIRMKGQMPDRKALFDIGVAGPLAGLVATIAVTAIGLSLPPEQVPASLMNNPDTIQIEFGYPPLLELIAWVLGEPTNYGPGQAVNPVVIGGWVGMFITFLNLIPVGQLDGGHIVRAILGKEQERVAALVPVALFGLAAYVFYVEDVSNASVLWVFWGLLATYVAYVGPANPIDDEGLDLSRKAIGILTFVLGVLCFTPVPIEIIT